A single window of Desulfovibrio sp. G11 DNA harbors:
- a CDS encoding hydrogenase large subunit, whose translation MTSTFTMPLGPVHVALEEPVYFHLTVDGETVRHVELTSGHVHRGMEAMATQRNLVKNVTLTERVCSLCSNSHSFTYSMVVENVLGITIPDRARYLRVVAEEIKRIASHLFNTAIQAHIIGFKSLFMHVMEVREMMQDLKETVYGNRMNLAANCIGGVKYNVNAELLDYMRKMLDKVEPQVDEIREIYDTNSMVLARTKGLGVLPREDAIRLGVVGPVARGSGLQLDVRKDSPYAAYPDVEFKTIVEQSGCIHARTMVRMHEVLESFSIIRQCIARMPEGEVTAPMRQIRTAEACARSEAPRGEVFYYIRTNETDIPSRLKWRVPSYMNWEALGVMMRDCKVADVALITNSIDPCVSCTER comes from the coding sequence ATGACCAGCACCTTCACCATGCCTCTCGGGCCGGTACACGTGGCCCTTGAGGAACCGGTATACTTCCACCTGACGGTGGACGGTGAAACCGTGCGTCACGTGGAACTGACCTCCGGCCATGTGCACCGCGGCATGGAGGCCATGGCCACCCAGCGCAACCTGGTCAAAAACGTCACGCTTACCGAACGCGTGTGCTCCCTGTGCTCCAACAGCCACTCCTTCACCTACAGCATGGTGGTGGAAAACGTGCTGGGCATCACCATCCCCGACCGCGCGCGCTATTTGCGCGTAGTGGCGGAAGAAATCAAGCGTATCGCCTCGCACCTGTTCAACACTGCCATTCAGGCGCACATCATCGGCTTCAAGTCGCTGTTCATGCACGTCATGGAAGTGCGTGAAATGATGCAGGACCTGAAAGAAACCGTTTACGGCAACCGCATGAACCTGGCTGCGAACTGCATTGGCGGCGTAAAATACAATGTCAATGCGGAGCTGCTGGACTACATGCGCAAAATGCTGGACAAGGTGGAGCCGCAGGTGGACGAAATCCGCGAGATTTACGACACCAACAGCATGGTTCTGGCCCGTACCAAGGGCCTTGGCGTGCTGCCCAGGGAAGACGCCATCCGCCTTGGCGTGGTTGGCCCTGTGGCGCGCGGCTCCGGCCTGCAGCTGGACGTGCGTAAGGACTCGCCTTACGCCGCCTATCCTGATGTGGAATTCAAAACCATTGTGGAACAGAGCGGCTGCATCCACGCCCGCACTATGGTGCGCATGCACGAAGTGCTCGAATCCTTCAGCATCATCCGCCAGTGCATCGCGCGCATGCCCGAAGGCGAGGTAACGGCCCCCATGCGCCAGATACGCACGGCCGAGGCCTGCGCCCGCTCTGAAGCGCCGCGCGGCGAGGTTTTCTACTATATCCGCACCAATGAGACGGACATACCCTCGCGCCTCAAGTGGCGTGTGCCTTCCTACATGAACTGGGAGGCTCTGGGCGTGATGATGCGTGACTGCAAGGTGGCCGATGTGGCCCTGATCACCAACAGTATCGACCCCTGCGTGTCCTGCACGGAACGCTAG
- a CDS encoding NADH-quinone oxidoreductase subunit C: MQETINGNAKVIEDLSALCTEADAIHHSTDSFGNAFHWFRLGTPRMLTRGAEILRQADARLAMVTAYNRRQLSEPMQEVCYHFELDGVVYNMTVTLNGEWPTVPSITPLFANADWHEREMMELYGIQVTGQPNPRRLFLDEELDAGILNEAVPLSIMMNGACTTDLWERILKDKENQS; this comes from the coding sequence ATGCAAGAGACCATTAACGGCAACGCCAAAGTCATCGAGGACCTTTCCGCCCTCTGCACCGAGGCCGACGCCATCCACCACAGTACCGACAGTTTCGGCAATGCCTTCCACTGGTTCCGGCTGGGTACGCCGCGCATGCTCACCCGCGGCGCGGAAATACTGCGCCAGGCCGATGCCCGTCTGGCCATGGTGACGGCCTATAACCGCCGCCAGCTCAGCGAGCCCATGCAGGAAGTGTGTTACCACTTTGAACTGGATGGTGTTGTTTACAACATGACCGTGACCCTTAACGGCGAGTGGCCCACCGTACCCTCCATCACGCCGCTCTTTGCCAACGCGGACTGGCACGAACGGGAAATGATGGAACTTTACGGCATTCAGGTCACGGGGCAGCCCAATCCCCGCCGGCTCTTTCTTGATGAAGAGCTGGACGCGGGCATTCTCAACGAAGCCGTGCCTCTTTCCATCATGATGAACGGCGCCTGTACCACCGACCTGTGGGAACGCATCCTCAAGGATAAGGAGAACCAGTCATGA
- a CDS encoding 4Fe-4S binding protein — protein MAGFLKVLFRNLLEGPSTDPFPLGETFTPERLRGRAVVDPDLCMGCGICRHSCAAGAIHIGQLPDSSGFTITIWQNSCCLCASCRHYCPTGAMSISTDWHSAHAQTEKYKRLEQHTIKYEPCAQCGELMRPIPKALAEKLYAWNDEIDPELTRRLCPKCRQIEDAKRNACLLPEPGETPVEKAVTSAAPTKD, from the coding sequence ATGGCGGGCTTTCTTAAAGTTTTATTCCGCAACCTGCTTGAAGGCCCCAGCACCGATCCTTTTCCTCTGGGCGAAACCTTCACCCCCGAGCGCCTGCGCGGCAGGGCCGTTGTTGACCCGGACCTGTGCATGGGCTGCGGCATCTGCCGTCACTCCTGCGCTGCGGGGGCCATCCATATCGGCCAGTTGCCCGACAGTTCAGGCTTTACCATAACCATCTGGCAAAACTCGTGCTGCCTGTGTGCCTCGTGCCGCCACTACTGCCCCACCGGGGCCATGAGCATCAGCACAGACTGGCATTCGGCGCACGCCCAGACCGAAAAATATAAAAGGCTTGAGCAGCACACCATCAAGTATGAACCGTGCGCCCAGTGCGGCGAGCTTATGCGGCCCATACCCAAGGCACTGGCTGAAAAGCTTTATGCCTGGAACGACGAGATCGACCCCGAGCTGACACGCAGGCTCTGCCCCAAATGCCGTCAGATTGAAGACGCCAAGCGCAATGCCTGCCTGCTGCCGGAACCGGGCGAAACCCCGGTGGAAAAGGCCGTAACCTCGGCGGCTCCCACAAAAGATTAG
- a CDS encoding NADH-quinone oxidoreductase subunit B family protein, with amino-acid sequence MLKKLSVRSPWLFRINAGSCNGCDVELATTACIPRYDVERLGCRYCGSPRHADIVLITGPLTTRVRDRVLRVWDEIPEPKVTVAVGICPISGGVFREGYSIEGPIDRYLPVDVNVPGCPPRPQAILEGVVLARSIWLKKLGVEE; translated from the coding sequence ATGCTTAAAAAACTTTCCGTGCGTTCGCCGTGGCTGTTCCGCATCAATGCCGGTTCCTGCAACGGCTGTGACGTGGAACTGGCCACCACGGCCTGTATTCCGCGCTATGACGTGGAACGCCTCGGTTGCCGCTACTGCGGCAGCCCGCGCCATGCCGATATTGTGCTTATTACCGGCCCCCTTACCACAAGGGTGCGCGACCGTGTGTTGCGCGTGTGGGATGAAATTCCCGAACCCAAGGTCACGGTGGCCGTGGGCATATGCCCCATATCCGGCGGGGTCTTCCGCGAAGGGTACTCCATTGAAGGCCCCATTGACCGCTACCTGCCCGTGGATGTGAACGTACCCGGCTGCCCCCCGCGCCCCCAGGCCATACTTGAAGGCGTAGTGCTGGCCCGGTCCATCTGGCTGAAAAAACTGGGCGTGGAGGAATAA
- a CDS encoding respiratory chain complex I subunit 1 family protein has translation MSDTLLAILHMCVFPGGAFALMVAMFFKGLDRRVEARLQRRVGPPLAQPWLDIAKLLTKETMIPRTACRPAFLLAPVFGFTGMAVCAAFIPISGVYNGLFNMGDLLVIFYLLPIPAMAIMLGGSASSSPFGAVGFSREMTLMFAYETPLLMILLAVAMLTGKTLAGGAWGAEFSLYKIVALQQQAGSFGFNPSMIPAFLAYLIFLPGTMGVVPFDIPEAETEIIEGPLLEYGGPLLALFQITSALKTFVVLGLGVALFFPGTISEWWPINLLWFLFKCFALMLVSLTLVKSATGRFRIDQAFRFYVTVPTALALCSLILVWVM, from the coding sequence ATGAGCGATACCCTGCTTGCCATACTGCATATGTGCGTCTTCCCCGGCGGGGCCTTTGCCCTCATGGTGGCCATGTTCTTCAAAGGACTGGACCGCCGGGTAGAAGCCCGCCTGCAACGCCGCGTGGGGCCGCCCCTGGCGCAGCCCTGGCTGGACATTGCAAAGCTGCTGACCAAGGAAACCATGATTCCCCGTACCGCCTGCCGCCCGGCATTTTTGCTGGCCCCGGTTTTCGGCTTCACGGGCATGGCCGTTTGTGCCGCCTTTATCCCCATCTCGGGCGTATATAACGGCCTGTTCAACATGGGTGACCTGCTGGTGATCTTTTACCTGCTGCCCATTCCGGCCATGGCCATCATGCTTGGCGGCTCGGCCTCAAGCTCGCCCTTCGGCGCAGTGGGCTTTTCACGCGAAATGACCCTTATGTTCGCCTATGAAACGCCTCTGCTCATGATTCTGCTGGCTGTAGCCATGCTGACAGGCAAAACCCTTGCGGGCGGAGCCTGGGGCGCGGAATTCTCGCTTTACAAAATCGTGGCCCTGCAGCAGCAGGCCGGATCTTTCGGCTTTAACCCGTCCATGATACCGGCGTTTCTGGCCTATCTGATCTTTCTGCCCGGCACTATGGGGGTTGTGCCCTTTGACATCCCCGAGGCCGAAACAGAAATCATCGAAGGCCCGCTGCTGGAATACGGCGGCCCGCTGCTGGCGCTTTTTCAGATAACGTCGGCTCTCAAAACCTTCGTTGTTCTGGGGCTGGGGGTTGCGCTTTTCTTTCCCGGCACCATATCTGAATGGTGGCCCATCAATCTCTTGTGGTTCCTGTTCAAGTGTTTCGCGCTCATGCTGGTTTCGCTCACCCTGGTCAAGTCGGCCACCGGGCGTTTCCGCATTGACCAGGCGTTTCGCTTTTATGTGACTGTGCCCACAGCCCTTGCGCTGTGCAGCCTGATACTGGTCTGGGTGATGTAA